In Populus trichocarpa isolate Nisqually-1 chromosome 16, P.trichocarpa_v4.1, whole genome shotgun sequence, a genomic segment contains:
- the LOC7468983 gene encoding probable glycosyltransferase STELLO1 yields the protein MLVQGRVTTNPNPKSPKSQIRPTINHNHHDLHQRFSESKSLDFSTWVSENFYKIITITVLIATVAAIFFLRSTGDTAAFLYLQSQAQPLDKTHHFPRIDWNNIPAITDKSSPYANFRSEKWIVVSVSHYPSDSLKKLDRIKGWQLLAIGNSRTPNDWSLKGAIYLSLEQQASLGFRVLGYVPYDSYLRKSVGYLFAIQHGAKKIFDADDRGEVIDGDLGKHFDVELIGEGARQETILQYSHENENRSVVNPYVHFGQRTVWPRGLPLENVGELGHEEFYTEVYGGKQFIQQGISNGLPDVDSVFYYTRKTGLEAFDIRFDERAPKVALPQGVMVPVNSFNTIYHSSAFWGLMLPVSVSNMASDVLRGYWGQRLLWEIGGYVVVYPPTVHRYDTVGGYPFSEEKDLHVNVGRLVKFLVAWRSSEHRLFEKILELSFAMAEGGFWSEQDVKFTAAWLQDLLAVGYRQPRLMSFELDRPRPTIGHGDRKEFVPRKFPSVHLGVEETGTVNYEIANLIRWRKNFGNVVLIMFCNGPVERTALEWRLLYGRIFKTVIILSWQKNEDLAVEAGHLDHIYKHLPKIFDRYSSAEGFLFLQDDTILNYWNLLQASKAKLWITDKVSKSWTTVSTNGNTDWYAKQAEMVRKVVGSMPVHFQVNYKEAMKSDQSLVIGSSEIFYIPQHFVTDFVDLVGLVGDLDIHQKVAIPMFFMSMDSPQNFDSVLSTMVYKRKPPPDNSTLYSAQVPAVHPWNVSSEQDFIKLIRIMAEGDPLLMELV from the exons ATGTTGGTCCAAGGCCGAGTAACAACAAACCCAAATCCAAAATCTCCCAAATCCCAAATCAGACCCACCATCAACCACAACCACCACGACCTCCACCAGCGCTTCTCAGAGTCAAAATCTTTAGATTTCTCAACATGGGTATCTGAGAATTTCtacaaaatcatcacaatcacAGTGCTGATCGCCACTGTCGCCGCCATCTTCTTCCTCCGGAGCACTGGTGACACCGCCGCTTTTCTCTACCTTCAATCACAAGCACAACCTCTAGACAAAACCCATCATTTCCCTCGCATAGATTGGAACAATATCCCAGCAATCACTGACAAGTCTTCGCCTTATGCGAATTTCCGGTCAGAGAAATGGATTGTTGTTAGTGTCTCTCATTACCCTTCCGATTCGCTTAAGAAGCTTGATAGAATTAAAGGTTGGCAATTGCTTGCAATTGGGAATTCAAGGACACCAAATGATTGGTCCTTGAAGGGTGCAATTTACTTGTCTTTAGAACAACAAGCGAGTTTAGGGTTTCGAGTTTTGGGTTATGTACCTTATGATTCTTATTTACGGAAGAGTGTGGGGTATTTGTTCGCGATCCAACATGGGGCAAAGAAAATTTTTGATGCTGATGATCGTGGAGAGGTTATTGATGGTGATTTAGGGAAGCATTTTGATGTGGAGTTAATAGGGGAGGGGGCTAGGCAGGAGACTATATTGCAATATAGTCATGAGAATGAGAATAGGAGTGTAGTGAATCCTTACGTTCATTTTGGTCAAAGGACAGTTTGGCCAAGAGGGTTACCATTAGAGAATGTGGGTGAACTTGGTCATGAAGAGTTTTACACTGAGGTTTATGGTGGGAAACAGTTTATACAACAAGGGATATCGAATGGATTGCCTGATGTTGATTCTGTGTTTTATTATACTAGGAAAACGGGTTTGGAAGCTTTCGATATTAGGTTTGATGAGCGTGCCCCGAAAGTGGCATTGCCTCAAGGGGTAATGGTGCCAGTTAATTCGTTTAATACGATTTACCATTCATCGGCTTTCTGGGGTTTGATGCTTCCAGTTTCAGTTAGTAATATGGCTTCTGATGTTTTGAGAGGCTACTGGGGTCAAAGGCTTCTATGGGAGATTGGTGGGTATGTTGTGGTTTATCCACCTACTGTGCATAGATATGATACAGTTGGGGGGTACCCTTTTTCTGAAGAGAAGGATCTTCATGTTAATGTTGGGAGGCTTGTTAAGTTCTTGGTTGCATGGAGGTCGAGTGAGCATAGGTTGTTTGAGAAGATTTTAGAGTTGAGTTTTGCTATGGCAGAGGGGGGGTTTTGGAGTGAGCAGGATGTGAAGTTTACTGCTGCTTGGCTTCAGGACTTGCTTGCTGTAGGGTATCGGCAGCCTAGGTTAATGTCATTTGAATTGGATCGGCCACGTCCGACTATAGGTCATGGGGATCGAAAGGAGTTTGTTCCTCGGAAGTTTCCGTCTGTGCATCTTGGAGTGGAGGAAACAGGAACTGTGAATTATGAGATCGCCAATTTAATTCGATGGAGGAAGAATTTTGGGAATGTTGTGCTTATTATGTTTTGCAATGGGCCTGTCGAACGCACTGCCTTGGAATGGAGATTGCTTTATGGGAGAATATTCAAAACTGTGATTATCTTGTCGTGGCAGAAGAATGAGGATCTTGCTGTTGAAGCAGGCCATTTGGATCATATATACAA GCATCTGCCCAAGATATTCGATCGATATAGCAGTGCCGAAGGCTTTTTATTCCTTCAAGATGATACTATTCTTAATTACTGGAATCTGCTTCAAGCTAGCAAGGCTAAACTTTGGATTACTGACAag GTATCCAAGTCCTGGACAACTGTGTCAACCAATGGAAACACAGATTGGTATGCAAAGCAAGCAGAAATGGTAAGAAAAGTTGTTGGCTCAATGCCGGTTCACTTCCAAGTCAATTACAAGGAAGCTATGAAAAGTGACCAGAGCCTCGTGATAGGCAGTTCTGAGATATTCTATATTCCTCAGCACTTCGTTACCGACTTTGTAGATCTTGTTGGTTTGGTGGGTGATCTAGATATTCATCAAAAGGTTGCCATACCCATGTTCTTTATGTCAATGGATTCACCTCAGAATTTTGATTCAGTGCTTAGCACAATGGTATATAAGCGGAAGCCACCACCTGATAATTCAACTCTTTATTCTGCTCAAGTACCTGCTGTTCATCCATGGAATGTGTCTAGTGAACAAGATTTCATAAAGCTGATAAGAATAATGGCAGAAGGTGACCCGCTCCTAATGGAGTTGGTTTGA
- the LOC18106161 gene encoding LOW QUALITY PROTEIN: cycloartenol-C-24-methyltransferase (The sequence of the model RefSeq protein was modified relative to this genomic sequence to represent the inferred CDS: inserted 2 bases in 1 codon) has protein sequence MSNCGAFYLASNVGGKIEKTQVKSAVKKYEKYHVGGDDEEREANYTDMGLLYYDLVTSFYEYGWGESFHFAPRWKWESLRESIKRHGQLGLQKGQKVLDVGCGIGGPLREIARFSGTLITGVNNNEYQISRGEELNRMAGVDKTCNYVKADFMKMPFSDNTFDAIFAIEATCHAPDVRDCYKEIYRVLKPGQCFAAYEWCITESFDPLNQEHQRIKGEVELGNGXECLEALQLAGFEVVWEKDVAVASPLPWYFPLDKNQFTLSSFRVTAVGRFITRNMVKTLEFLHLAPEGSQRVQAFLEKAADALVEGGRMGIFTPMYFFLARKPLL, from the exons ATGTCAAATTGTGGGGCATTTTATCTAGCTTCCAACGTTGGAGGGAAAATTGAGAAAACCCAAGTGAAATCTGCTGTCAAAAA ATATGAGAAGTACCATGTTGGGGGAGATGATGAGGAAAGAGAAGCTAATTACACTGACATG GGGTTATTG TACTATGACCTTGTGACAAGCTTCTATGAATATGGTTGGGGTGAATCTTTCCATTTTGCTCCTAG GTGGAAGTGGGAGTCTCTTCGTGAGAGCATCAAGAGACATGGGCAGTTAGGTTTGCAGAAAGGACAGAAG GTGTTAGATGTTGGTTGTGGAATTGGAGGGCCATTAAGAGAAATTGCTAGATTCAG TGGAACGTTGATAACAGGGGTAAACAACAACGAATATCAAATATCAAGAGGAGAG GAGTTAAATCGCATGGCGGGAGTGGACAAAACTTGCAACTATGTGAAG GCTGATTTCATGAAAATGCCATTTTCTGACAACACGTTTGATGCAATATTTGCAATAGAAGCCACTTGCCATGCACCGGATGTG CGTGATTGCTATAAAGAGATTTACAGAGTGTTGAAACCTGGCCAGTGTTTTGCTGCTTATGAATGGTGCATAACTGAATCATTTGACCCTCTGAACCAAGAACACCAAAGGATTAAG GGAGAAGTTGAGCTTGGCAATGG AGAATGTCTTGAAGCTCTGCAACTTGCAGGTTTCGAG gTTGTATGGGAGAAGGATGTTGCTGTGGCTTCACCTCTACCTTGGTATTTTCCTCTTGACAAAAATCAGTTCACACTAAGCAGTTTCCGTGTAACAGCTGTTGGACGATTCATCACTAGGAACATG GTCAAAACCTTAGAGTTCTTGCACCTTGCACCAGAGGGTAGCCAAAGAGTTCAGGCTTTCTTGGAGAAAGCAGCAGATGCACTTGTTGAAGGCGGAAGG ATGGGAATCTTCACACCTATGTACTTTTTCCTCGCTCGGAAGCCTCTTTTGTAG
- the LOC7484016 gene encoding protein DUF642 L-GALACTONO-1,4-LACTONE-RESPONSIVE GENE 2 translates to MALFLSICVALLFSFCHGLANAAIPPPPLDGLVENGDFEEAPAKSNLKKTVIIGKHSLPKWEINGLVEYVSGGPQPGGFFLAIPRGVHAVRLGNEASISQILTVKPGSVYALTFGATRTCAQDEVLRVSVPGQSSDLPLQTLYSSDGGDTYSLAWKATSKAVKVTFHNPGVQEDPSCGPLLDAIAIKELPPLKRTIGNLVKNSGFEVGPHVFKNFSTGILIPAKQQDLISPLPGWIVESLKPVKYIDKKHFFVPSGFAAIEMVAGRESAIAQVIRTIPNKFYNLTFTIGDAKNACHGSMMVEAFAAKETVKAPYVSQGKGGSKTASLRFQAISERTRITFYSSYYHNKMHDYGHMCGPVLDDVRVFPTH, encoded by the exons ATGGCTTTGTTCCTCTCTATTTGCGTTGCTCTCCTTTTCTCCTTTTGCCATGGCTTAGCTAATGCTGCCATTCCACCTCCACCTCTTGATG GACTTGTTGAAAATGGGGATTTTGAAGAGGCACCAGCAAAATCAAACCTCAAGAAAACAGTGATCATAGGAAAACACTCACTCCCAAAATGGGAAATCAATGGCTTAGTAGAGTATGTCTCAGGTGGGCCACAACCAGGGGGATTCTTCCTAGCCATTCCTCGGGGGGTCCATGCAGTGAGGCTGGGCAATGAGGCCTCTATCTCTCAAATTCTTACTGTCAAACCAGGCTCAGTCTATGCACTCACATTTGGAGCCACCAGAACCTGTGCTCAAGATGAAGTGCTAAGGGTCTCAGTCCCTGGCCAGTCAAGCGACCTCCCTCTTCAGACCTTGTATAGCAGTGATGGTGGTGACACTTATTCCTTGGCTTGGAAAGCTACTTCTAAAGCTGTCAAGGTCACATTTCATAACCCTGGTGTTCAAGAGGACCCCTCTTGTGGACCTCTATTGGATGCTATTGCAATCAAGGAGCTGCCACCTCTCAAGCGTACTATTG GCAACCTGGTTAAAAATAGTGGCTTTGAAGTTGGTCCACATGTGTTCAAGAACTTCTCAACTGGAATCTTGATCCCTGCCAAACAACAAGATCTAATCTCACCACTCCCCGGCTGGATCGTTGAATCTCTCAAACCTGTAAAATACATTGACAAGAAGCACTTCTTTGTTCCCTCAGGATTTGCCGCGATTGAGATGGTAGCTGGGAGAGAGAGTGCCATAGCACAAGTCATTAGGACAATTCCTAACAAATTTTATAACCTCACATTTACAATTGGAGATGCAAAGAATGCTTGCCATGGATCTATGATGGTTGAGGCTTTTGCTGCCAAGGAAACTGTCAAAGCACCCTATGTTTCTCAGGGAAAGGGTGGATCCAAGACTGCAAGTTTAAGGTTCCAGGCAATTTCAGAAAGGACAAGGATTACATTTTACAGTTCATACTATCACAACAAGATGCACGATTATGGTCATATGTGTGGCCCTGTCTTGGATGATGTTAGGGTGTTTCCAACTCACTGA